The Aspergillus luchuensis IFO 4308 DNA, chromosome 7, nearly complete sequence genome has a segment encoding these proteins:
- the GIT1_2 gene encoding plasma membrane permease, mediates uptake of glycerophosphoinositol and glycerophosphocholine (COG:P;~EggNog:ENOG410PGDX;~InterPro:IPR020846,IPR005828,IPR036259;~PFAM:PF00083;~TransMembrane:10 (i43-61o81-104i116-137o143-163i183-206o218-238i259-278o308-328i340-370o429-449i);~go_component: GO:0016021 - integral component of membrane [Evidence IEA];~go_function: GO:0022857 - transmembrane transporter activity [Evidence IEA];~go_process: GO:0055085 - transmembrane transport [Evidence IEA]) translates to MSTENSWENSHSKDVGVLETHVQGVDTSDADPSAEVSRKRQTLSDFLTILASGFALISDGYQNNLMTMTNVLLQAEYPKQYVSAVSTRVSNALLVGEVIGQIVIGLTCDYIGRKAAMVFTTLMIVIGGILATASHGVTINGMFWMLTVSRGIIGFGTGGEYPASSVSASETANDLTLKQRGPAFIMVTNFPLSFGGPFAVLVFLIVFSACQKSHYSTVWRVCFGIGCIWPLSVFYFRWRMLNSALYRRGAIKKQVPYGLVIRYYWKSLIGTCGAWFLYDFVTFPNGVFSASIISSVVGDDSILKTGEWQLLLGAISLPGVFLGALFCNKLGRKNVMMIGFGGYLIFGLIIGCAFEKITKIIPLFVVFYGLMQSSGNFGPGNMLGLLSSELYATGVRGTCYGLSAAVGKAGAAIGTQAFTPIEDNLGKKWTFIIAAICGIVGILVTYFFVPDISGEDLRIRDEKFRAYLVSKGWDGAMGENDMQALADEGIPPSLREEK, encoded by the exons ATGTCTACTGAGAACTCGTGGGAAAACTCTCATTCGAAGGATGTCGGCGTCCTGGAGACACACGTTCAGGGCGTCGATACCTCCGACGCCGATCCTTCGGCCGAGGTGTCCCGCAAGAGACAGACTCTCTCCGACTTTTTGACCATT CTCGCTAGTGGATTCGCCCTCATCAGCGATGGGTACCAGAATAACCTCAT GACTATGACCAATGTGCTTCTACAGGCAGAATACCCCAAACAATACGTTTCGGCTGTATCGACACGTGTATCAAATGCCCTGCTTGTTGGGGAAGTTATTGGTCAGATTGTGATCGG ATTAACATGCGACTACATCGGACGCAAAGCTGCCATGGTTTTCACAACTCTAATGATCGTAATCGGCGGTATCTTGGCCACCGCATCACACGGTGTCACTATCAACGGCATGTTCTGGATGCTGACAGTTTCACGTGGTATTATTGGCTTTG GAACCGGTGGTGAATATCCCGCATCGTCAGTTTCGGCATCCGAAACCGCCAATGACTTGACCTTGAAGCAGCGCGGTCCAGCCTTCATCATGGTGACAAACTTTCCGCTGTCATTTGGTGGTCCCTTTGCTGTTCTGGTTTTCTTGATTGTATTCTCAGCATGCCAGAAATCCCACTACAGCACCGTCTGGCGCGTCTGCTTCGGTATCGGGTGCATCTGGCCTCTTTCCGTGTTCTACTTCCGGTGGCGCATGCTGAACTCGGCGCTCTATCGTCGCGGAGCCATCAAGAAGCAAGTTCCATATGGCCTGGTGATTCGCTATTACTGGAAATCACTCATTGGAACCTGTGGTGCCTGGTTCCTCTACG ATTTCGTCACCTTCCCCAACGGCGTCTTTTCCGCCAGCATCATTTCCTCCGTGGTCGGAGACGACTCAATCCTCAAAACCGGCGAAtggcagctcctcctcggagCCATTTCCCTCCCCGGTGTCTTCCTCGGCGCTCTCTTCTGCAACAAACTCGGTCGCAAGAACGTAATGATGATCGGATTCGGCGGCTACCTCATTTTCGGTCTGATTATCGGCTGTGCATTTGAGAAAATCACCAAGATCATCCCCCTCTTTGTGGTATTCTACGGACTCATGCAGAGTTCGGGCAACTTTGGCCCAGGGAACATGCTCGGCTTACTTTCGTCGGAGCTGTACGCCACCGGTGTTCGGGGTACTTGCTATGGATTGTCTGCGGCTGTAGGGAAAGCAGGCGCTGCTATTGGTACCCAAGCATTCACTCCCATTGAGGATAATCTGGGTAAGAAGTGGACGTTTATCATTGCGGCTATCTGTGGTATTGTGGGAATTTTGGTGACTTATTTCTTTGTTCCGGACATATCGGGTGAGGATTTGAGAATCCGTGATGAGAAATTCCGGGCCTACCTTGTATCGAAGGGGTGGGATGGTGCCATGGGTGAGAATGATATGCAGGCCTTGGCGGATGAGGGCATTCCGCCGTCTCTCAGGGAGGAAAAGTGA
- a CDS encoding fungal specific transcription factor domain-containing protein (COG:S;~EggNog:ENOG410PM2P) codes for MRVEAQILNFMYSTNDSQWSPNNLSYMCRTAADLESQIDHWSRNRPSIIHFEEWDSAPRFELTYNLQARVLQLRSWLYRPFVYYAIHHDSGQINENEEAKKFMRKAIECSFHMINSKATQHRHHGTWFVARGVLSSALLIIAAVKADKGLVDYLADWPDLLDQAIRSSTHWASEARDLAYAAVVLANLKEKLCT; via the exons ATGCGCGTAGAAGCGCAAATACTTAACTTTATGTACAGCACTAACGACTCGCAATGGTCTCCTAACAACCTATCTTACATGTGCCGGACAGCCGCGGATCTCGAATCCCAAATAGATCACTG GTCCAGAAACCGACCATCCATAATCCACTTCGAAGAATGGGACTCGGCACCCAGATTTGAGCTAACGTACAACCTGCAAGCACGGGTTCTGCAGCTGAGATCGTGGCTCTATCGGCCATTTGTATACTACGCAATTCATCATGATAGTGGGCAGATTaatgagaatgaggaggcTAAGAAATTTATGCGGAAAGCTATCGAGTGCAGTTTCCATATGATCAACTCCAAGGCGACGCAGCACCGACATCATGGAACCTGGTTTGTCGCCCGCGGTGTACTCAGTTCAGCCCTGTTAATCATTGCAGCTGTCAAGGCGGACAAGGGACTTGTGGACTATTTGGCAGATTGGCCGGACTTGTTAGACCAGGCGATAAGGTCTTCGACTCATTGGGCTTCGGAGGCGCGGGATCTGGCTTACGCGGCTGTTGTTCTTGCTAATCTCAAGGAAAAGTTGTGTACTTAA
- a CDS encoding uncharacterized protein (COG:E;~EggNog:ENOG410PVMF;~InterPro:IPR036526,IPR003010;~PFAM:PF00795;~go_process: GO:0006807 - nitrogen compound metabolic process [Evidence IEA]) gives MAESQKMKVALVRCPPPNWPLPLQNRDWTGIDIDISQTIEVGLRLMREAKDAGATLITFPELWFPGFPKWREQNDWKKTHLASYIENSLEIGSHEWDTLIDGIKSVGIWAAVAFSERSGNQIYMAQALISEAGEVVMHRRKLRPSGSERDMFSDGTVDQLRVVNTPLGRVGMLQCGEHFYPSMNFVMAAQRPKLHIGAWPFAANFDDDTDSIFYNASLVTRGAGSYALNSGAYVLMPSVGYCFIYDPLMRIVAAMDNNVDYQKHPILYHTLGISDLHGTQDHDPDAQASWAVLQQLNDAFPATIPHEQGSLVPRRETSIQYLTSTEMKWSEIAPGTPWPENLAH, from the exons ATGGCTGAATCTCAAAAGATGAAGGTGGCCCTTGTGCGCTGCCCGCCACCAAACTGGCCGCTTCCTTTGCAGAACCGCGACTGGACTGGTATAGATATCGACATTTCACAAACAATTGAAGTTGGTCTACGCCTAATGCGCGAAGCCAAAGACGCCGGTGCCACCTTGATCACGTTTCCTGAACTTTGGTTCCCTGG ATTTCCCAAATGGAGGGAACAGAATGACTGGAAGAAAACACATCTGGCCTCCTACATTGAGAACTCCCTGGAAATTGGGAGTCACGAGTGGGATACGTTGATTGATGGGATCAAGTCCGTGGGTATCTGGGCTGCTGTCGCATTTTCCGAAAGATCTGGGAACCAAATCTATATGGCCCAGGCACTGATCTCCGAAGCTGGCGAGGTGGTCATGCATCGTCGGAAACTGAGACCATCTGGTTCAGAACGGGATATGTTTAGCGATGGCACGGTCGACCAGCTCAGAGTGGTGAACACCCCCCTGGGTCGTGTTGGCATGCTTCAGTGTGGCGA ACACTTCTATCCAAGCATGAATTTCGTCATGGCTGCTCAGCGCCCGAAGCTCCATATTGGCGCATGGCCCTTTGCTGCAAATTTTGATGACGACACCGATAGCATATTCTACAATGCCTCCCTCGTGACCAGGGGCGCTGGCTCTTATGCCCTCAACAGCGGCGCATATGTCCTGATGCCGTCGGTCGGCTACTGCTTCATATACGATCCCCTGATGCGTATTGTAGCCGCCATGGACAACAATGTTGACTACCAGAAGCACCCTATTTTGTACCACACATTAGGAATCAGTGACCTACACGGTACCCAGGATCATGACCCCGATGCACAAGCTTCCTGGGCTGTTTTGCAGCAGCTCAACGATGCATTTCCAGCGACCATACCTCACGAGCAGGGCTCGTTGGTGCCACGACGCGAGACAAGCATACAATACCTAACTTCCACCGAAATGAAATGGTCTGAAATTGCCCCTGGAACTCCCTGGCCAGAGAATCTTGCCCACTAG
- a CDS encoding uncharacterized protein (COG:E;~EggNog:ENOG410PJ7Z;~InterPro:IPR020846,IPR005828,IPR036259;~PFAM:PF07690,PF00083;~TransMembrane:9 (o6-26i38-56o68-91i103-120o132-149i218-237o257-278i285-304o316-334i);~go_component: GO:0016021 - integral component of membrane [Evidence IEA];~go_function: GO:0022857 - transmembrane transporter activity [Evidence IEA];~go_process: GO:0055085 - transmembrane transport [Evidence IEA]), with the protein MSSPTGAWLGFITIVYWIGLLLAYTVAPYISDRFGRKIGLYIGLLFVTAGAILQGLSPNSTGWIVGRGLAGCAACFWSCNAPVLISEIAYPSHRATVSSFYQCGYYVGSTLAAWIIYGMLGNSSSSSWQIPSLLQLILPLCALPGLLLCPESPQWLLSQGRAEEAHALLTKWHAGGDRNNPLVSQQMQEIQAALKIETESVQHTSYLDMLKTKANRRLLIITLSIALFSQWGGNGVVSFYLTEVLKAVGITKSSEQLIITACLQIWNLICGISAALLVDLVGKRSLFHSSAIIMTISYIMITAFTASFEEHHERSVGTAVIPFLFIYFAGYGIAL; encoded by the coding sequence ATGTCAAGCCCCACAGGAGCCTGGCTGGGATTTATCACCATTGTGTACTGGATAGGACTGCTTCTAGCTTACACCGTTGCTCCGTATATATCCGACCGGTTTGGGCGAAAGATAGGTCTATATATCGGGCTTCTATTCGTGACTGCCGGAGCAATACTACAAGGACTCTCGCCGAATTCGACCGGCTGGATTGTTGGACGTGGTCTGGCAGGGTGTGCAGCCTGCTTTTGGAGTTGTAATGCTCCAGTACTCATCAGCGAGATCGCATACCCGTCGCATCGAGCAACCGTTAGCTCCTTCTATCAATGTGGTTATTATGTCGGAAGTACCCTCGCTGCTTGGATTATCTACGGCATGCTGGGTaactcttcctcatcgagcTGGCAAATTCCCTCGCTCCTGCAACTTATTCTACCACTTTGTGCACTGCCTGGTCTCCTGCTCTGTCCAGAGAGTCCTCAGTGGCTCCTATCGCAGGGACGAGCTGAGGAGGCCCACGCACTTCTTACAAAGTGGCATGCTGGGGGTGATAGGAACAACCCACTTGTCTCTCAGCAAATGCAGGAGATTCAGGCTGCTCTCAAGATTGAGACCGAATCTGTACAACACACAAGCTACCTCGATATGCTGAAGACAAAGGCCAATCGTCGCCTTCTCATAATCACCCTATCCATAGCCCTGTTCAGCCAATGGGGTGGAAATGGGGTTGTCTCGTTTTATCTTACAGAGGTCCTCAAAGCCGTCGGCATCACCAAGTCAAGCGAGCAACTTATCATTACAGCTTGCCTTCAGATATGGAATCTTATCTGCGGAATTAGCGCGGCTCTCCTGGTGGACCTAGTGGGCAAGCGTTCTCTGTTTCACTCATCGGCAATCATCATGACCATCAGCTATATTATGATAACAGCATTCACGGCGAGCTTtgaagaacatcatgaacGCTCGGTGGGAACTGCTGTGATTCCATTTCTGTTCATTTATTTTGCTGGTTACGGCATTGCCCTGTAA
- a CDS encoding uncharacterized protein (COG:Q;~EggNog:ENOG410PWPI;~InterPro:IPR036291,IPR002347;~PFAM:PF08659,PF00106,PF13561;~go_process: GO:0055114 - oxidation-reduction process [Evidence IEA]): MTVSSNRSIAIIGVGSTMSRSLALWLASVGWNIALVSRSVNSLSKIADEVKAAQTNADAKVIYRTADAGNPDSLTSTLDWCAQQFCGKLDVLNYNAACVAPSHITKVTPEELNLDLQVSAVGTLVAGQWFTRNANTDNIPKGEWPLFLVTGGTLDREPQISCSSLSAAKAASQTISRLFAQTLPQEARVVVGMPLIRARIVDPETGGYTEGYHPDTIIQTVFKPFFEDREKLQGGVDN; this comes from the coding sequence ATGACTGTTAGCTCGAACCGCTCaatcgccatcatcggcgtGGGATCGACCATGTCCCGCTCGCTTGCCCTTTGGCTCGCAAGTGTAGGATGGAACATTGCCCTCGTGTCTCGCTCTGTGAATAGCCTGTCTAAAATCGCCGACGAAGTCAAAGCCGCCCAGACAAACGCGGACGCCAAAGTGATCTACCGTACCGCTGATGCCGGCAACCCCGATAGCTTGACAAGCACCCTGGATTGGTGTGCCCAGCAGTTTTGTGGCAAGCTGGATGTCTTGAACTACAATGCCGCCTGTGTCGCCCCCTCGCACATCACTAAAGTCACtccggaggagctgaatCTCGACCTCCAAGTCTCTGCAGTGGGTACCCTGGTCGCAGGCCAATGGTTCACCCGCAACGCCAACACCGACAATATCCCCAAGGGTGAGTGGCCGCTCTTCTTGGTCACCGGCGGCACGCTCGACAGAGAGCCGCAGATTTCCTGCTCTTCATTGTCTGCTGCCAAGGCCGCATCACAAACTATCAGCCGTCTCTTTGCCCAGACACTCCCGCAGGAGGCTCGGGTTGTGGTCGGTATGCCGCTGATCCGCGCACGCATTGTTGACCCGGAAACTGGTGGCTACACCGAGGGCTACCATCCCGATACCATCATCCAAACGGTGTTCAAGCCATTCTTTGAGGATCGTGAGAAGCTGCAGGGTGGAGTGGACAACTGA
- a CDS encoding uncharacterized protein (COG:G;~EggNog:ENOG410Q1CY;~InterPro:IPR036237): protein MFYNPLAITASSLDLHPSHSLPERIRAAASASSLAIETVYQELEEYALSHTPPTYTMLLEPSPIYNFEGHELPLEERLARARNWLEIAACLKAKYLQVPSQFDTGNSSGDWTRMVGDLQALSDLAASYSVGIAYEAVA, encoded by the exons ATGTTTTACAACCCACTCGCAATCACTGCATCCTCTCTGGACCTCCACCCCTCGCACAGCCTACCAGAAAGGATTCGAGCTGCAGCGTCCGCCTCGTCTCTTGCAATCGAAACCGTCTACCAAGAGCTTGAAGAGTACGCGCTCTCCCACACGCCACCCACATACACGATGCTGCTAGAACCATCTCCCATCTAT AACTTTGAGGGCCATGAATTGCCCCTAGAAGAGCGACTCGCTCGTGCGCGGAATTGGCTCGAAATCGCCGCCTGCTTGAAGGCTAAGTACCTGCAAGTGCCCTCCCAGTTTGATACCGGGAACAGCTCGGGAGATTGGACTCGGATGGTGGGAGATCTTCAAGCGCTTAGTGACTTAGCGGCTTCGTACTCGGTTGGCATTGCCTACGAGGCTGTGGCTTGA
- a CDS encoding SDR family NAD(P)-dependent oxidoreductase (COG:Q;~EggNog:ENOG410PWUQ;~InterPro:IPR002347,IPR036291,IPR020904;~PFAM:PF00106,PF13561,PF08659;~go_function: GO:0016491 - oxidoreductase activity [Evidence IEA];~go_process: GO:0055114 - oxidation-reduction process [Evidence IEA]) translates to MDSTMPRSLSPQEPIPNRLHGLVALITGAAGNIGLESARRYLVEGAKVVLVDISSQGLAQSKEELLKAIADLPDGKSLNGNDFILTLQADATSEGDVERYVTETIRRFGKLDVALLCAGISYSSTSILDTDVEQYDKVMQVNCRSAFLGVKHCGRAMRDSGNGGSIILVSSIAGLRATPGLSAYSTSKFALRGLCITAAAELGQYNIRVNTVHPCGVNTPMFLAAWPEEKMKSMLATVPLGRWAEVADVAALVSFLGSADARFMTGGALKIDGGIVMF, encoded by the exons ATGGATTCGACCATGCCCCGATCTCTATCACCTCAGGAACCGATCCCAAACCGCCTACATGGCCTAGTAGCTCTCATAACCGGAGCTGCAGGGAACATCGGCCTGGAATCTGCTCGGCGATATCTTGTAGAAGGCGCCAAAGTTGTGCTGGTCGACATCAGCTCACAGGGACTCGCTCAGTCAAAAGAAGAGCTACTAAAAGCGATCGCAGATTTGCCAGATGGAAAAAGCCTGAATGGGAACGATTTTATTCTTACCCTCCAAGCTGATGCCACATCTGAAGGAGATGTTGAGCGATATGTTACTGAGACTATTCGGAGATTCGGGAAGCTTGATGTTGCGCTTCTTTGCGCGGGCATATCGTATTCGTCGACAAGTATTTTGGATACTGATGTTGAACAATATGATAAGGTAATGCAAGTGAATTGTCGGTCTG CCTTTCTAGGCGTTAAACACTGCGGGCGAGCAATGCGAGACTCCGGTAACGGAGGCAGTATCATCTTGGTCTCTTCAATTGCTGGGCTTCGCGCAACACCCGGTCTATCAGCATATTCTACTTCCAAGTTTGCTCTTCGCGGCCTATGCAtcactgcagctgcagagctGGGCCAGTATAACATTCGTGTTAACACGGTCCATCCGTGCGGTGTCAATACGCCAATGTTTCTCGCCGCATggccagaagagaagatgaaaagTATGCTGGCTACTGTTCCTCTGGGTCGATGGGCGGAGGTTGCAGATGTTGCGGCGTTGGTATCGTTCCTGGGGAGTGCGGATGCTCGGTTCATGACAGGGGGAGCCTTGAAGATCGACGGCGGTATTGTGATGTTttag
- a CDS encoding uncharacterized protein (SECRETED:SignalP(1-20)) translates to MRFATLIFAALAAGPLAALAAPAPADNAANAKTCPDGDKIHCGGCNGTSCQIGFNN, encoded by the exons ATGCGCTTCGCTACTCTTATCTTTGCTGCCCTCGCCGCTGGCCCTCTGGCTGCCCTCGCCGCTCCTGCCCCTGCAGACAATGCAGCCAACGCGAAAACCTGCCCAGATGGCGACAAGATTCACTGTGGA GGCTGCAACGGCACCAGCTGCCAAATTGGATTCAACAACTAG
- a CDS encoding CocE/NonD family hydrolase (COG:S;~EggNog:ENOG410PV93;~InterPro:IPR008979,IPR029058,IPR005674,IPR013736, IPR000383;~PFAM:PF02129,PF08530;~go_function: GO:0008239 - dipeptidyl-peptidase activity [Evidence IEA];~go_function: GO:0016787 - hydrolase activity [Evidence IEA]) yields the protein MSTTRPKYETIETDVDNYTRIKNIYIPMRDGIELCADVFLPLAASKNGEKLPVICSMGPYGKDNHASTFGLPHSPIYAEMYKHIKPLGPDACFELCDPSIWCKEYNYALVRVDSRGIGGSQGKLDPFGLGRSVQIQADAEGQDLYDIVEWAAIQPWSTGKVAYSGISYYGMVGYWAAMQKPPHLSCVVSYESACDMYQASRRGGIYSDNFQSHWYRNLVIPYQGGKKEGHIEEAELSANRVDFPKLLSETEYPTDGVWEVLKRARNLSDIEVPFYLAGNWTDAELHLPGNIRAFNAISSEYKWLEMHTGNHLSAFYEPAHLQMQRKFLDFFLFGKDNGMLDVPRIRLLQHHGTNTLYRENETSFPPADAEYVPFYFTPEKVITPNKPTGPKTSFTYEGYSENLHFSLESPFPEPFELLGSPYLELEVGTTAKDMDMFIYLRAINADGENIILHGNHGEPMDNFARDYFRLSHRDEVAKGFMDDKVISQPAVAKSEVIPGQVYSVLIPLYPAAFLFDQGQSLSIEIGSVDTAGTIGPMRHEGGDRVKERFSGDNVIISHGKLVLPRVRR from the exons ATGAGTACCACTAGACCTAAGTATGAGACAATTGAGACCGACGTCGACAACTATACCCGTATAAAAAACATATACATACCCATGCGCGATGGGATTGAGCTTTGCGCCGATGTGTTTCTCCCTTTAGCCGCATCGAAAAATGGAGAGAAGTTGCCTGTGATTTGCAGCATGGGTCCTTATGGGAAAGACAACCATGCCTCTACGTTTGGACTCCCTCATTCACCTATTTATGCAGAAATGTATAAGCACATCAAGCCACTGGGCCCCGATGCTTGCTTTGAATTATGTGATCCATCTATCTGG TGCAAAGAGTACAATTATGCGTTGGTTCGTGTTGACAGTCGTGGCATTGGCGGCAGCCAAGGGAAGCTCGACCCTTTCGGCTTGGGAAGATCAGTGCAGATTCAAGCAGATGCAGAGGGACAAG ATCTCTACGATATCGTCGAATGGGCTGCCATTCAACCATGGTCAACCGGCAAGGTGGCATACTCTGGAATCAGTTATTACGGAATGGTAGGATACTGGGCCGCGATGCAGAAGCCACCCCACCTAAGCTGCGTCGTATCATACGAGTCTGCATGTGATATGTACCAAGCATCAAGACGAGGCGGTATTTACAGTGACAATTTCCAATCTCATTGGTACCGGAATCTAGTCATTCCCTATCAAGgcgggaagaaagaaggtcatatagaagaagcagagcttTCAGCCAACAGGGTCGATTTTCCAAAGTTGCTCTCAGAGACTGAGTATCCCACCGACGGTGTCTGGGAAGTTCTGAAAAGAGCTCGCAATCTTTCTGATATTGAGGTCCCATTCTATCTTGCTGGAAACTGGACAGATGCTGAGCTCCATTTACCTGGCAATATTCGGGCATTTAACGCCATCTCGTCAGAATACAAGTGGCTTGAAATGCATACTGGGAACCATTTAAGTGCGTTTTATGAGCCGGCGCATCTGCAAATGCAGAGGAAGTTCTTggatttcttcctcttcggcaaGGATAACGGCATGCTTGATGTTCCCCGCATCaggcttcttcaacaccatGGCACAAATACTCTTTATCGTGAAAATGAAACATCCTTTCCTCCAGCCGATGCGGAATATGTGCCCTTTTACTTCACCCCAGAGAAAGTGATCACCCCTAACAAACCAACCGGCCCAAAGACCTCCTTTACATATGAAGGCTACAGCGAGAACCTCCACTTCTCCCTCGAAAGCCCATTCCCCGAGCCCTTCGAGCTACTAGGCTCACCATACCTAGAGCTTGAGGTCGGCACCACAGCCAAAGACATGGACATGTTCATCTATCTACGCGCAATCAATGCAGACGGCGAGAATATTATTCTACACGGCAACCACGGCGAACCGATGGACAATTTTGCAAGAGATTACTTCCGTCTTTCTCATCGTGATGAAGTCGCCAAAGGTTTCATGGATGATAAGGTCATTTCACAACCAGCTGTTGCCAAGTCGGAGGTCATTCCGGGCCAGGTTTACTCTGTGCTTATTCCTTTGTACCCTGCTGCGTTTCTTTTTGATCAGGGCCAGTCACTCAGCATTGAGATTGGGTCTG